The DNA region GCGTGTTCGTTACGATGTCGCAACCAACCACTTGCGAGGTAGGCCGTAGCTGAGGTGGATGTTGTACGCTAGCAAGATTTCAGCAATGGCACGTGCAATGACCAGATTCGCAAACAGGGTCATGGCAATCCCGATCATGAGCGTGATAGCGAACCCTTGAATGGGGCCTGAGCCGAAGAAGTAGAGGATGAGCCCGGTGATGAAGGTCGTGATATTAGAGTCCAGAATCGCCGAGAGGGCTTTCTTGTGGCCTTCATCCACAGCGGAGCGAGGTGAGCGGCCGCGGCGGAGCTCTTCGCGGATTCGCTCGAAGACGAGGATGTTGGCATCTACGGCCATGCCCATCGTGAGGATGATACCGGCAATCCCTGGTAGGGTCAGCGTTCCCTTGAAGGCAGAGAGTAGAGCAAGGATGAGCGTGATGTTGACAAGCAGAGCAAAGACTGCCACGGCGCCTCCGGCCGTGTAGTAGCCGACCATGAAGAGGATGACGAGCACGAAGGCAATAAGACTGGCTATGAGCCCACGTCGGATAGAATCTTCGCCCAGTGAGGGGCCTACGACACGTTCCTCGATGATCTTCACCGGAGCTTTCAGGGCACCAGCCTTGAGCACGATCTCTAGCAGGTGCGCTTCCTGGATACTACTCATACCGGTGATCTGCGACCGGCCACCTGTGATTTTAGTCTGCACAACTGGGGCAGAGTAAACACGGTCATCTAGGACGATGGCAATCTTCTTCCCAACGTTTGCTCCTGTAATCCGGGCCCACCGTTCTGCCCCTTCGGTGTTCATGTCCATGAGGACGATGGGAGCGTTCGTAGTAGGATCGAAGGTGGCTCGGGCATCAGTGACCACGTCGCCCGTCAACTCGGGCTCTCGCTTGAGCACGTAGAAGGAGTAGATCTCGTAGCCCTGGCGCTGGAGTTGTTCGTCGGGCTTAGCGCTGATGGCTACTTCGTGCTCTGCTGGGATGAGCCGTTGGATATCCGGCCGGCTCAGCAGTGCCTCGAACTCGCTGAGGTGCTCCTTGGGAATCTGGAAGAAGTACTCGCCCTCTGGGAAGTCAGCTCGCCGGTAGTCGATCGGAAGGAAGCGGTCGTTCTGGATGTAGTACGTGATGAACAGCGAAGTGAAGGGAAAGTCTTCGCGGATGCGACGCTGGCGCTCTTCTTCAGGGAGTCCAGCATATGGGTCCCCGGTGTCTTGTGGCTGGGCTTGCTGTGCTAGTGTATCTGCGGAGGCACGGAGTGTATCGCTGGGAGTAGTTGTGTCGCTGGGGGTAGCAGAGAGAGCTGTTGCAGTATCAGTAGGCGATTGTGCAGCGGCTGATGCAGCCGTGTCAGGCGCGGCAGCTCGATTTCGCTTCAGGTACTGGTCGATCGCGTAGAATGCCCGGACAGCCTCCTCGTTGTTCCGGACCAACTTGAACTCCAGGCGGGCAGTCGTCTGGAGTAGTTGGCGCATCTCCGCTTCGTTCGTGACTCCAGGCAACTCTAGGACGATGCGCCGTCCCCCTTGCTTCTGGATATTGGCCTCGGCAACGCCGTACTTGTCCACGCGCTGCCGGATGACTTCTAGAGCTTGATCGATTGCGCCGTCGATGTTGCGCTGGAGCCGCTCGATGACCTTCTCTTCGCTGACTTCCCGAAGGTCTCCGACGTCGTAGTACGAGATCAACGAGCGCCCTTGCGGGCGAGCAAGCCGATCGAAGTTTCGCAGGAAGATCGTCAGTACGGACTCATCGCTCCTTTCTGCTTCACGCCGCGTGGCCTCGATTACCTGACGGAAGACGTCATCAATCGCTTCTCGCTCGGCTGCCTCCTCCAAGAGCTTGACGACATCCACCTCTAGGGTAACGTACATGCCGCCCCGGAGGTCCAGACCAAGTTTAAGAGCGTTCTGCTTGGCACTCTGGAGAGCTGCCGCGTACGTCTGGTTGAACTCCGCAAGCCGCACGGAGTCCCCGCTTGCTTCTATGGCTGCTTTTCGGCGCTCGAGATCCCATGCCCGGTATGTAGGAACCAAGATGTAGATCCCCAGCGCTAGCGGGAGCACAACGAGCGCCCATTTCCCCCATAGCTCTCGGAGTCGCTTCGGCACTCCTCGACCCTCCCCGGTGTTGGACTGCGGCGGACGCAAAAATACGGCTTTTGCTGTGGGGGAGGTATCGCAGTCCGGGACGAGGACAAGACGGGGCGTATTTTCGCGGAGTAGGTTGCTCAAGCTACAGCATGGCTCTGCGCGTGGTCACGGTTGACCTGTGGAATACCATCTTAGGGGCTGCTGGGAGTCAGCAGCGGCAGGAGCAGCGCCTACGGCGACTCCAAGCGTACGTAGAGCGTTTGGGGATGGAAAGATCGGAGCAAGAGCTGCGGGAAGCCTTTCGGCAGATGTGGCGGTATTACACTGCCGTCTGGTGGGGACAGCAACGGACTCCAACACCGCAGGAGCTGACCACTTTCCTCTGGCAGTGGCTGAAGCTACCGGAGGAGCCAGCTATAGTGGCCCAGTTGGCTGAAGAAATGGCTATTGGAATTCTGGAGAGCCCACCTCCATTGCTTCCCTATGCTCGGCAGGCATTGGAGTGGCTAGCGGAGCGTTATCGGCTGGCACTAGTCTCGGATACTGCCTTCTCGCCTGGCTCGGTACTGCGAGAGCTTCTTCGTCAGTACGACATTGCAGAGCTATTCGCTGCTTTCAGCTTCAGTGACGAGACCGGGGTTGCAAAGCCTCATCCACGGGCCTATCGGGTTGTCCTAGACAAGCTCGACACAGCTCCCGAAGAAGCACTCCACATCGGAGACCTTGAGCCCACCGACATCCAAGGCGCGAAGGGACTGAGAATGAGTGCCATTCTGTTCCTGGGCGATCTAGATTCGGAGTTCTCTCCACCAGCTCAAACGTTGGCAGACGCGATTGCGTATCACTGGCAGCAGGTTCCTGAGTTAGTGGAACGCCTATCGTGCTGCAGTCGTTGAAGACTATTGTTCTCGATCCCGAGCGTGATCCAATGGCGCTGCAGCAGGCAGCTGATCTCCTGCGGCGCGGGCACTTAGTTGCCTTCCCAACGGAGACCGTCTATGGCTTAGGGGCTAGAGTCTTCTGCGCGGAGGCGGTGGCTAAGATCTTTGCCGTGAAAGGACGGCCTACTGATAACCCCTTAATCGTGCATATCGCTTCGCCGGACGAAGTGCAGCGCATTGCGGTGGAGATTCCTGAGGCTTACTGGGTACTTGCCCGAACCTTCTTCCCTGGCCCTCTGACGGTCGTACTGCGCCGTCACCCAGAGGTTCCTCCCGTGGTTTCCGGAGGTTTGGAGACCATCGCCGTACGGATGCCACGGCATCCGTACGCTCTAGAACTCATTCGACTCACAGGCGAGCCTATCGCTGCTCCTTCAGCGAATCGTTCCGGTCGGCCTAGCCCGACGACAGCAGAACATGTGCTCCAGGATCTGCAGGGAGAGATTGCAGCAGTCGTAGATGGGGGCCCCTGTGAGATTGGCTTAGAGTCCACGGTGCTCCATCTGCTGACGGATCCGCCGATGATTCTGCGACCTGGTGTGGTTACTGCGGGGGAGCTCAGCGCTGTGCTGGGACGGCCTGTGGGGTATTGGGATGTTCAAAGGGCGGGTCCAGCTCCGTCGCCTGGGATGCGGTATCGGCATTATGCCCCGCAGGCGGCGGTCGTCTTGCTGAGTTCCTGGGAGGCGGTTCGGCAGTGGATAGTGGCTCATCCAGAGGCGAATCCCGTTGTGCTTGCACCTCAGCCTGGTGGCGAGCGACTTTCAGTACCTCTCCGAGCTTTGCAGGCGACTACACTCTATGCAGAGTTCCGCAGAGCTGACGATGAGGGGCGAAGCCATATCCTGGTGCTATGCACCCCCGCTGTTCAAGCGAACCGGGCTCTCTGGGATCGTCTCCGAAAAGCAGCATCTCAAGAATCTCCCTAAGTCTCGCCTTTTCGAAATGGCTATCCTTCGGGGACCACGCGAGAACGAAAGACAACCTCCTCAAGTCTTTGGCTCTGAGCCAGAGAGTAGCCTGATGGTCCGCGAGGGGATTGACGTGGATGGTTGCACAGAGGAGTCAACAGTTGCGGAGACTTCTCCCTTAGAGGTTGCGCGCTTTGGGGATCTTGGGCTGTGCGTAATCGACATGTGGCCCGCATCCCACAGTAGCTATGCGGGGTTTGTTGTGCGCCAAGTTTTCTGCCGACTGCGTAGAGGTTTCCCGAGCATCCAATGATTGGCTACCTGTGGGAATGGACATGAAGGGCCTCTCGTCCTTGCTTCTGTTGTCCTAAGCAGGGGTGGACATTGCACTTGAGGGTGAGAGGAGTCCAGCAACGGACTAAAGCGGTCGCCCCCTTGGTTTCTAAGCTAGGGTGTGCTGATACTGGAAGCCGTTCATTTGAGTGGTGCTGTTGACAGTCCAATGCTGACCTACGCAGTCTCGGATGCCCATGGTATTGTTTCTCACCTCGCCAGGAAAGAGCTCCATTCCCCGCTGGGCAGTCTGGATTGGAGGTCCTTACATGCTGCTGGAGCAGCCCGGCGGTAGAGCGGTAAATTAGAGGTGACGCTGCCTGTACCTGGCCTTAAGCTGATTTGCGCCGGAGCTGGGTTGGGCAGTGAGACGCGTACGGCCGAATAGCAAATGTCACCAGGAGGATGCCGAGAGGCGCTTGACAATTACTGTTGCTGTCGAGTCACAGTGTAACAGACATGCCACACTGTAAGGAGCTTTCTGACGGAAACCAGATCATAGGGCCCAGTGTACAAGGATCGCGGATCTATATCGCTCACTGTACGGGGAGTGGGCTGGGATGGGACTTGGTATCTTTGCGGCGCCAGCCAACGGTCGTGGGGAGTGACCGCTATGCTGCGGGCGGTGCTGGTAGATGACGAGGTAGGGGCCCTGGAGGCGCTCCGCCTGCTCTTGGAGCAGCACTGCCGGGATATAGTTCGAGTTGTAGCGACGGCAACCTCTGCTGAGGAGGCTCGGCAAGTCCTACGACAGCTCCGTGCCGATGTCCTCTTCCTGGACGTGGAGATGCCTGGTGAAGATGGCTTTGCGCTCCTTCGCTCCCTGCCCCAGCGGGACTTTGCGGTGGTCTTTGTCACTGCGCATCAGCAGTATCTGCTCCAGGCTCTTCGGATTAGCGCAGCGGATTATCTCCTGAAGCCCGTCAATCCCGAAGAGCTACGCGAAGCCGTTTTGCGGGTTCAGCAGTCGCGTCTTCGAGCCAAGCGACTCGAGGTTCTATTGAGCAACCTCAGCGCTGGGGCGCCGAAGCGGCTTGTTATTCCGCTGGTGAATGATAGGTACCGAGTCGCGTCGCTCCAGGAGGTCCTGTACTGTCAAGCCTACGGGAGCTATAGCTGGGTCGTGACGGATAGGGAGCGCCTCTTGGCGGTTCGACTCCTTGCTGAGTGGCAAGAGATTCTGGAACCAGCGGGTTTTGTCCGTGTCCATCGCTCATTTTTGGTCAATATACAGCGCATTCGCGAGCTCCGGCAGGGGTCGGAAGAGCAGGGTGGAAGCATCATGCTGGACACGGGCGAAGAGATTCCCGTTGCGCGACGCCGGTTTGCACATGTGCTGGCAGCGCTCCAGCATGGGGGATAGGGGATGTCTCCTGTACCTTGGCCGGACGAACAAGAGTTGGAGAGTCAGCTCCGCCAGTTCACACTACTACAGGCGGTGGACTATCTCAACGCGCTAGCAGAGAGGGCATCTCAGCAGGCACCGCAAAAGGTTCGGGATTTCGCCCG from Candidatus Kapaibacterium sp. includes:
- the secD gene encoding protein translocase subunit SecD encodes the protein MPKRLRELWGKWALVVLPLALGIYILVPTYRAWDLERRKAAIEASGDSVRLAEFNQTYAAALQSAKQNALKLGLDLRGGMYVTLEVDVVKLLEEAAEREAIDDVFRQVIEATRREAERSDESVLTIFLRNFDRLARPQGRSLISYYDVGDLREVSEEKVIERLQRNIDGAIDQALEVIRQRVDKYGVAEANIQKQGGRRIVLELPGVTNEAEMRQLLQTTARLEFKLVRNNEEAVRAFYAIDQYLKRNRAAAPDTAASAAAQSPTDTATALSATPSDTTTPSDTLRASADTLAQQAQPQDTGDPYAGLPEEERQRRIREDFPFTSLFITYYIQNDRFLPIDYRRADFPEGEYFFQIPKEHLSEFEALLSRPDIQRLIPAEHEVAISAKPDEQLQRQGYEIYSFYVLKREPELTGDVVTDARATFDPTTNAPIVLMDMNTEGAERWARITGANVGKKIAIVLDDRVYSAPVVQTKITGGRSQITGMSSIQEAHLLEIVLKAGALKAPVKIIEERVVGPSLGEDSIRRGLIASLIAFVLVILFMVGYYTAGGAVAVFALLVNITLILALLSAFKGTLTLPGIAGIILTMGMAVDANILVFERIREELRRGRSPRSAVDEGHKKALSAILDSNITTFITGLILYFFGSGPIQGFAITLMIGIAMTLFANLVIARAIAEILLAYNIHLSYGLPRKWLVATS
- a CDS encoding HAD family hydrolase encodes the protein MALRVVTVDLWNTILGAAGSQQRQEQRLRRLQAYVERLGMERSEQELREAFRQMWRYYTAVWWGQQRTPTPQELTTFLWQWLKLPEEPAIVAQLAEEMAIGILESPPPLLPYARQALEWLAERYRLALVSDTAFSPGSVLRELLRQYDIAELFAAFSFSDETGVAKPHPRAYRVVLDKLDTAPEEALHIGDLEPTDIQGAKGLRMSAILFLGDLDSEFSPPAQTLADAIAYHWQQVPELVERLSCCSR
- a CDS encoding L-threonylcarbamoyladenylate synthase, with amino-acid sequence MKTIVLDPERDPMALQQAADLLRRGHLVAFPTETVYGLGARVFCAEAVAKIFAVKGRPTDNPLIVHIASPDEVQRIAVEIPEAYWVLARTFFPGPLTVVLRRHPEVPPVVSGGLETIAVRMPRHPYALELIRLTGEPIAAPSANRSGRPSPTTAEHVLQDLQGEIAAVVDGGPCEIGLESTVLHLLTDPPMILRPGVVTAGELSAVLGRPVGYWDVQRAGPAPSPGMRYRHYAPQAAVVLLSSWEAVRQWIVAHPEANPVVLAPQPGGERLSVPLRALQATTLYAEFRRADDEGRSHILVLCTPAVQANRALWDRLRKAASQESP
- a CDS encoding LytTR family DNA-binding domain-containing protein gives rise to the protein MLRAVLVDDEVGALEALRLLLEQHCRDIVRVVATATSAEEARQVLRQLRADVLFLDVEMPGEDGFALLRSLPQRDFAVVFVTAHQQYLLQALRISAADYLLKPVNPEELREAVLRVQQSRLRAKRLEVLLSNLSAGAPKRLVIPLVNDRYRVASLQEVLYCQAYGSYSWVVTDRERLLAVRLLAEWQEILEPAGFVRVHRSFLVNIQRIRELRQGSEEQGGSIMLDTGEEIPVARRRFAHVLAALQHGG